The genomic stretch TCCCCATGGTAAGGACCAGTCCCTCCAGCTGGCACGGgaggggctgtggcagggacaGGGTGGGCAGCCCATCTtctgtggggtgggggcaggctGTGGGCACTGGCTCTGCCTGGCATCTGAGCCTGAAACCTGGCCCTGCCACGGCCACTGAAGGTGTCTGCCTGCCCACTGGGAGCCCAGGCAGCCTGCAGACCCCCGCCCTGAGCAGCGCCAGCCCCAGTCGCCAGCTCCTGCCCCTATTAACGCTGCCCCCATTAaccctgccctctgcccccgccccccctcagTCTGTGCTACTGGTGAGCACTGGGGTGGAACCCTCTGTCTGGAGGTGAGGGGGCCAGGCTGTGTAGGCTCTGCCCTTCTACCAGACACAGTGCTcaccctctccccctccccagctgtccCTTCCCCCCCTGGCCCAGGTGCCAGACTGAAAAAGGAGACGCCAGTAGCCAAGGAGGTGCTGCCACTTTACCCCCACCCAGAGCTGGagctcctggtgctgctgggggtgctgcGGGCCTTCAGGCCCCTCTTCCCTATCCCCCTACTGCAGGTGAACCCTCTGCCCACCCCTCCAGCCCtacacccctgccccagcttgCCCTCACACTCCGTCCTTGCTGCCAaggccccagcccccccgccagcccccccactgtgccagccccactgccccacaCCTTTAACTGGCATTAAACTGTGTGACTGGACAATCCTGGCTCGCTCTGGGGGGTGTGCAAggccctgccctcccccagtGGGGCCTCCCCCCCACCCGCCCAGGTGCCCCTCAGAGAGCACACAGCAGCCCCCTTCCTTCACTCACACCAGCCTTTAATCCACCCGGTGCCCCCGGGCTGCGGCACAGCTGTGGACAGGCCTGGGGGGTGGTGGGCATggtacccccccccccactcctCCCTCCGGCGTGGGGTGCAGCGGCTCAGAGCGCGTACTCATGCCAGAGGCTGTGGGGCACAGCGGGGAGTCAGTGGGTGCCcggtgccccccaccccggttGCTGGTGGTGGGAAGGATGGCCCCATactggcagggtgggggggcaccgggagagggaagggggtgCCTGGCTCCCCCCTCTCTGTCCCACACCCACCTGTAGGTGACATCGGGGTTGTCCTGGTGCTCCAGGAGGGCGTCGCGCACGGGGCccggggggctcagccccagcgcCTGTGCCCGCTCCCACCGCTGCAGGCGGGTGATACCTGCGGGAGGGCCAGGGTCAAGGTCagccggggggccgggggggccggggcgggcggccggccGGGGGTTCTCACCGGTGCAGGGTCCGTACTCCCAGGCGAGGTCGAAGCGGCGCAGCATCTCCAGCAGGGCCTGGTCCGGGGGGGCCGCCGGGGGGTCCtcggcgggcggggcggcggggggccgggcccggggaCAGCCCTTGACCTTGACCCTGCCCGGGGGtcgccccggccgccgccgccgctggaAGGAGTCTGTGATGCGGCGGGGCTGCTCCATGGCCCTGCGGGACAGCGCGgctgggggcggcggcggcggcggccccgctccTGCCCGCGGCTGCCGGGAACCGGCGTCCGCCCTCCCCGGGCTCGCTCCGctccgccccgctccgccgctgccgccgccggggcagggccggggccgggcgctcCGCCCCCGGTCGGGCTCTCCCCCTCCACCCGCACTGTCACCCCCGCCAGCGGTCCCCATCACCCCATGCACTGTCACCCCCACAGTGGCCCCGGCCACCCACACACTGTCACCCCCATGGCAGTCCCCGTCACCCCACGCGCTGTCACCCCCACCGCTCTTCCCATCCCCCCAGGCAGCGACAACCCCCCCAGCTGTCCCTGGGTCCTTTCACCCCATCCCAGCTGTCCTCATTACCCCCAGGCACTGTCACCCCCCTGGCTGCCCCCATCACCCCCGGGCACTGTCACTCCCCAGGCTGTCCCTATCACCCCACAAGCCATGACTGGAGCGGTGACTCACGCCGCGCAGCCCTCACCCTCTGCCCCCTGCGGTGTGCAGCCGTTCCCTCCTCCTGGGACACACAGTTGGTGACCCACAGGCGCTGTGCCTGCCtgtccccacccccagcagtgGTGACACCATCCCGGGGTTGGGGGAACACGACAGGTGCCACCACCGGTGCAGATTTGCCTGAGGCTTTTCAGCCCTCCCTGGGGGGGGCCGAGAATagcagaggcagggctgtggtgcaTGTCCCTGCACAGAGGGATGGGGTGACTCCCTGGGGACACAGCTGTGTCCCTCAGTGGTGACACCAGGCTGCCTGGGTCACGGCTGTAACGGCCAGTGCTGAGCCAGGTGTGAGAAAACCGGCACCCAGAGGGAGGCACAACCCTATAGCAGCCATCA from Falco rusticolus isolate bFalRus1 chromosome 10, bFalRus1.pri, whole genome shotgun sequence encodes the following:
- the POLD4 gene encoding DNA polymerase delta subunit 4; the protein is MGTAGGGDSAGGGGEPDRGRSARPRPCPGGGSGGAGRSGASPGRADAGSRQPRAGAGPPPPPPPAALSRRAMEQPRRITDSFQRRRRPGRPPGRVKVKGCPRARPPAAPPAEDPPAAPPDQALLEMLRRFDLAWEYGPCTGITRLQRWERAQALGLSPPGPVRDALLEHQDNPDVTYSLWHEYAL